The Doryrhamphus excisus isolate RoL2022-K1 chromosome 18, RoL_Dexc_1.0, whole genome shotgun sequence genome contains a region encoding:
- the LOC131105965 gene encoding transcription factor HES-5-like, with the protein MAPTITAAISNSQQHVTLTHKLRKPLVEKLRRERINSSIEQLRSLLAPEFLTQQSDSKLEKADVLEVTVCFLKRLRSLDGSPVHRGFSRCAHEVEHFLSKEQARTHFQQIQSSCEEKLTEKDFFTLHSPVHSSITKEESSPHSAPWRPWH; encoded by the exons ATGGCACCTACAATCACTGCAGCCATCAGCAACTCTCAGCAGCAtgtgacactcacacacaag CTCAGAAAGCCTCTGGTGGAGAAGTTACGACGAGAGCGAATCAACAGCAGCATCGAGCAGCTCAGGTCTCTCCTGGCTCCAGAGTTCCTCACGCAGCAGTCGGACTCCAAGCTGGAGAAAGCAGACGTCCTGGAGGTGACCGTTTGCTTCCTGAAGCGACTCAGGTCTTTGGATGGCTCGCCGGTGCATCGAGGTTTCTCAAGGTGTGCACATGAGGTGGAGCATTTCCTGTCAAAGGAGCAAGCAAGGACGCACTTCCAGCAGATTCAGTCTTCCTGTGAGGAGAAGCTGACAGAGAAGGACTTCTTTACTCTGCACTCTCCAGTCCACAGCAGCATCACCAAAGAGGAGAGCTCACCCCACAGCGCCCCCTGGAGGCCCTGGCACTGA